The following are from one region of the Falco biarmicus isolate bFalBia1 chromosome 1, bFalBia1.pri, whole genome shotgun sequence genome:
- the RHOH gene encoding rho-related GTP-binding protein RhoH, producing the protein MLDSIKCVLVGDSAVGKTSLLVRFTSETFPDDYRPTVYENTGVDVFMDGTQISLGLWDTSGSDAFKGIRPLSYQQADVVLMCYSVANHNSFLNLRNKWIGEIRSHLPRIPVLVVGTQTDQRDTGPYSSSCISPIDGKRLAQDVRAKGYLECSALSNRGVQQVFEYAVRTAVNQAKRQNRRKLFSINECKIF; encoded by the coding sequence ATGCTGGATTCAATCAAGTGTGTGCTGGTGGGAGACTCTGCAGTGGGGAAAACATCTCTCTTGGTACGTTTCACTTCTGAGACTTTTCCAGATGACTACAGACCCACCGTGTATGAGAACACTGGCGTGGATGTCTTCATGGATGGTACACAGATTAGCCTAGGTCTTTGGGACACATCCGGCAGTGATGCCTTCAAAGGCATTCGCCCCCTCTCATACCAACAGGCAGATGTGGTATTAATGTGCTACTCGGTGGCAAACCACAATTCCTTTCTGAACCTGAGGAACAAATGGATCGGTGAGATCCGTAGCCATTTGCCCCGCATTCCTGTTTTGGTGGTGGGTACTCAGACTGACCAGCGTGACACAGGGCCCTACAGTTCCTCCTGCATCAGCCCGATAGATGGGAAGCGGCTTGCCCAGGACGTGCGAGCCAAAGGCTATTTGGAGTGCTCTGCCCTCAGCAACCGGGGCGTGCAGCAGGTGTTTGAGTACGCTGTGCGGACAGCAGTCAATCAAGCCAAGAGGCAGAACAGGCGGAAGCTCTTCTCCATTAACGAGTGCAAGATCTTTTGA